One window from the genome of Pararhizobium gei encodes:
- a CDS encoding YitT family protein has translation MSLIHTLGLWNTNAARHTPVEDVQGVFSGSLVSALGLYVLASAGLLTGSTAGVAFLLHYAFGINFGLAFFLLNLPFFYLSWKRLGMAFTLKTFIAIGITSLLTNLQGHVFQIASIHPAWAALLGGVLLGYGLLALYRHRASLGGVGILGIYLQERFGIRAGLVQLGIDLCVLAVAFFVTTPPVVFYSVLGAVVLNLFLTINHRADRYIAL, from the coding sequence ATGAGCCTGATCCATACGCTTGGCCTCTGGAACACCAACGCAGCCCGCCACACGCCTGTCGAGGACGTGCAGGGGGTATTCTCAGGCAGCCTCGTCTCTGCGCTTGGGCTTTATGTGCTGGCCAGCGCCGGGTTGCTCACGGGCAGTACGGCCGGCGTGGCCTTCCTTTTGCATTACGCGTTCGGCATCAATTTCGGCCTCGCATTTTTCCTGCTCAACCTGCCGTTCTTCTATCTCTCGTGGAAACGCCTGGGCATGGCCTTTACCCTGAAGACCTTCATCGCCATCGGCATCACGTCGCTGCTGACAAATCTGCAGGGCCATGTCTTCCAGATCGCCAGTATCCACCCGGCCTGGGCGGCGCTCCTCGGCGGCGTGCTGCTTGGCTATGGTCTGCTGGCGCTCTACCGGCATCGGGCCAGCCTCGGCGGCGTCGGCATTCTCGGCATCTATCTTCAGGAGCGTTTCGGCATTCGCGCCGGTCTCGTCCAGCTTGGCATCGATCTCTGCGTCCTGGCCGTCGCCTTCTTCGTCACCACGCCGCCAGTGGTCTTCTACTCGGTTCTCGGCGCCGTCGTGCTCAATCTCTTCCTCACCATCAACCACCGCGCCGACCGCTATATCGCGCTGTGA
- a CDS encoding type II toxin-antitoxin system Phd/YefM family antitoxin, translating into METVNIHEAKTHLSRLMEKVSKGESFIIAKAGKPIGKLVPLDQADTPKKRRIGFMDGEFTVPEDFDTMMQDEIEEMFYGNPDKFKDR; encoded by the coding sequence ATGGAAACGGTCAACATTCACGAAGCCAAGACGCATCTGTCCCGCCTGATGGAAAAAGTGTCGAAGGGTGAATCCTTCATTATCGCCAAGGCCGGCAAGCCGATCGGTAAGCTGGTGCCGCTGGATCAGGCGGATACACCGAAGAAGCGCCGGATTGGCTTCATGGATGGCGAATTTACTGTCCCGGAAGATTTCGACACCATGATGCAGGATGAAATCGAGGAGATGTTCTACGGTAATCCCGATAAGTTCAAAGATCGATAA
- a CDS encoding type II toxin-antitoxin system VapC family toxin: MRLLVDTHILLWMTGFSRRLPMAARELIESSDNIIFFSTVSIWEVAIKTGRGYADFTIDPERLRSNLLANSYVELPLLGEHAVRLKELPDIHKDPFDRILIAQAISEGASLLTSDKTVAKYGGLIRLV, encoded by the coding sequence ATGAGGCTGCTCGTTGATACCCATATCCTGCTTTGGATGACGGGTTTTTCACGCCGCCTTCCGATGGCGGCTCGGGAATTGATCGAAAGTTCTGACAATATCATTTTCTTCTCGACGGTCAGCATTTGGGAAGTGGCGATCAAAACCGGTCGTGGATATGCGGATTTCACGATCGATCCGGAGCGTCTCCGCAGCAATCTTTTGGCCAACAGCTATGTTGAGTTGCCATTGCTTGGCGAGCATGCAGTCCGGCTCAAGGAGCTACCCGATATTCACAAGGACCCATTCGATCGCATTCTCATTGCGCAGGCGATTTCAGAAGGGGCATCCCTTCTCACGTCTGATAAGACCGTCGCAAAGTACGGCGGCCTTATCCGGTTGGTCTAA
- a CDS encoding formimidoylglutamate deiminase produces the protein MTSIHVKSALTPAGWQRDVRVTLAAGLISTIETGVSAQPDDERHDILVSGMPNLHSHAFQRGMAGLAEVRGPAADSFWSWRTVMYRFALSMTPDHVEAVASQLYMEMLENGFSRVGEFHYLHHDIDGRPYADISEMAQRIAAAASETGIGLTLLPVFYAHSSFGGAQPNDGQRRFINGTDSFARLLEGCRAAVKGLADGKVGVAPHSLRAVTPDELSAVVAMAKGGPVHIHVAEQVKEVEDCIAWSGARPVQWLLDNAGLDSRWCLIHATHMTDDETCRMAQAGAIAGLCPVTEANLGDGTFNALVFRQSGGKFGIGSDSNILIGIPDELRQLEYSQRLLHRSRNVLAAAGQSTGRALFDGAIEGGSIALGSRTTPSPSTIAVGQPADMVSLAIPDGGLDGDAVLDSWLFANGTKPDCVWVAGQKQVEGGRHRKRDQISTRFRSVMRDLVA, from the coding sequence TTGACCAGCATTCATGTGAAATCGGCTCTGACACCGGCGGGTTGGCAGCGCGATGTGCGGGTAACGCTCGCGGCCGGGCTGATCTCGACCATTGAGACCGGAGTATCGGCGCAGCCGGACGACGAACGTCATGACATTCTGGTTTCGGGCATGCCGAATTTGCACAGCCACGCCTTTCAGCGGGGCATGGCGGGCCTTGCCGAGGTGCGCGGGCCGGCTGCCGACAGTTTTTGGAGCTGGCGCACCGTCATGTATCGCTTCGCCCTGTCGATGACACCGGATCATGTCGAGGCTGTCGCAAGTCAACTCTACATGGAGATGCTGGAAAACGGCTTTTCCCGCGTTGGCGAGTTTCATTATCTGCATCACGACATTGACGGGCGTCCCTACGCAGATATTTCCGAGATGGCGCAGCGCATCGCCGCAGCGGCCTCAGAGACGGGTATCGGCCTGACGCTGCTGCCGGTGTTCTATGCGCATTCCAGCTTCGGCGGCGCCCAGCCAAATGACGGCCAGCGCCGGTTCATCAACGGCACCGATAGTTTCGCGCGCCTGCTCGAGGGCTGCCGCGCTGCTGTCAAGGGACTTGCGGACGGAAAGGTCGGCGTGGCGCCGCATAGCCTGCGGGCGGTGACGCCGGATGAGTTGTCCGCTGTCGTCGCGATGGCAAAGGGCGGGCCGGTCCATATTCACGTGGCCGAGCAGGTCAAGGAAGTGGAGGACTGCATCGCCTGGTCCGGCGCCCGGCCGGTGCAATGGCTGCTCGACAATGCTGGCCTCGATAGCCGGTGGTGCCTGATCCATGCGACGCATATGACCGACGACGAGACCTGCCGCATGGCACAGGCCGGCGCAATTGCCGGGCTCTGCCCGGTAACGGAGGCCAACCTGGGAGATGGCACCTTCAACGCACTGGTTTTCCGCCAATCCGGCGGCAAGTTCGGCATTGGCTCGGACTCGAATATCCTGATCGGCATTCCCGATGAACTTCGGCAGCTGGAATATTCGCAGCGCCTGCTGCACCGTTCGCGCAACGTCCTGGCCGCGGCAGGTCAGTCGACCGGCCGGGCTCTGTTCGACGGCGCAATTGAAGGCGGCAGTATCGCGCTCGGTTCCAGGACGACGCCGTCGCCTTCGACGATTGCCGTCGGCCAGCCCGCGGATATGGTTAGTCTCGCTATACCGGATGGCGGCTTGGACGGCGACGCGGTTCTCGATTCATGGCTTTTTGCCAATGGCACGAAGCCGGATTGCGTCTGGGTCGCAGGACAAAAGCAGGTCGAAGGCGGACGTCATCGGAAACGTGACCAGATATCCACCCGCTTCCGCAGCGTAATGCGCGATCTGGTGGCCTGA
- the hutH gene encoding histidine ammonia-lyase produces the protein MTLVLQPGSVPLSTLETIYWTGEPARLDSAFDKGIEKAAARIAEIAAGNAPVYGINTGFGKLASIRIDAADVATLQRNLILSHCCGVGQPLAENIVRLIMALKLISLGRGASGTRLELVRLIEGMLEKSVIPVIPEKGSVGASGDLAPLAHMAAVMMGEGEAFFNGDKVAGRTALERAGLSPVTLAAKEGLALINGTQVSTALALAGLFRAHRAAQSALITGALSTDAAMGSSAPFHPDIHTLRGHRGQIDAASALRELLKGSVIRESHIEGDERVQDPYCIRCQPQVDGACLDLLRSVARTLEIEANAVTDNPLVLSDNSVVSGGNFHAEPVAFAADQIALAICEIGAISQRRIALLVDPALSYGLPAFLAKTPGLNSGLMIAEVTSAALMSENKQMSHPASVDSTPTSANQEDHVSMACHGARRLLAMTDNLFAIIGIEAVTAAQGIDFRSPLVTSPELDKAISAIRAVVPTLEVDRYMANDLKAASALVSSGALNAAVSAGILPVLEA, from the coding sequence ATGACCCTCGTTCTTCAGCCGGGATCCGTCCCGCTTTCGACGCTTGAGACCATCTACTGGACCGGCGAGCCCGCCCGGCTCGATTCGGCCTTCGACAAGGGCATAGAGAAGGCTGCTGCCCGCATCGCCGAGATTGCAGCCGGCAATGCGCCGGTCTACGGCATCAATACCGGTTTCGGCAAACTGGCGAGCATCAGGATCGATGCCGCCGACGTTGCTACCCTGCAGCGCAATCTGATCCTCTCCCATTGCTGCGGCGTCGGCCAGCCGCTGGCTGAAAACATCGTCCGCCTTATCATGGCGCTGAAGCTCATCTCGCTTGGGCGGGGCGCATCCGGCACCCGGCTTGAACTGGTACGCCTGATCGAGGGTATGCTCGAAAAGAGCGTCATCCCGGTCATCCCGGAAAAGGGATCGGTCGGTGCGTCCGGCGATCTCGCGCCGCTTGCCCATATGGCAGCCGTGATGATGGGGGAGGGCGAGGCCTTCTTCAACGGCGATAAGGTTGCCGGCCGCACGGCCCTGGAGCGCGCTGGCCTGTCGCCCGTCACTCTCGCGGCGAAGGAAGGACTGGCGTTGATCAATGGCACGCAGGTTTCGACCGCCCTGGCGCTGGCAGGCCTGTTTCGCGCCCACCGCGCTGCCCAGTCGGCGCTGATCACCGGTGCGCTCTCGACCGATGCCGCCATGGGCTCGTCGGCACCGTTTCACCCCGATATCCACACCCTGCGCGGCCACAGGGGGCAGATCGATGCGGCGTCAGCGTTACGGGAGCTTCTCAAGGGATCGGTGATCCGCGAAAGCCATATCGAGGGAGACGAGCGGGTTCAGGATCCCTATTGCATCCGCTGCCAGCCGCAGGTCGATGGCGCCTGCCTCGACCTCCTGCGTTCGGTCGCCCGCACGCTCGAAATCGAAGCCAATGCGGTCACAGACAATCCGCTGGTTCTCTCGGATAATTCCGTCGTTTCCGGCGGCAATTTTCACGCTGAGCCCGTTGCCTTTGCCGCAGACCAGATCGCGCTCGCCATCTGTGAGATCGGCGCCATTTCCCAGCGCCGCATCGCATTGCTGGTCGATCCGGCCCTCTCCTACGGCCTGCCGGCGTTCCTCGCCAAGACGCCGGGCCTCAATTCCGGTCTGATGATCGCCGAAGTCACGTCCGCGGCGCTGATGTCGGAAAACAAGCAGATGTCACACCCGGCCTCCGTCGATTCCACGCCGACTTCCGCCAACCAGGAAGACCATGTTTCCATGGCTTGCCACGGCGCCCGCCGCCTGCTTGCCATGACCGACAACCTGTTTGCCATCATCGGCATCGAGGCGGTGACGGCAGCCCAGGGCATCGATTTCCGCAGCCCGCTCGTCACCAGCCCGGAACTGGACAAGGCTATTTCAGCGATCCGCGCGGTGGTGCCGACACTCGAAGTCGATCGCTACATGGCGAACGATCTGAAGGCGGCGAGCGCCCTCGTCAGCTCGGGCGCGCTGAATGCTGCAGTATCAGCCGGCATCCTGCCGGTTCTGGAGGCTTGA
- a CDS encoding CAP domain-containing protein, with product MGVQTLPPSRRAFLRSAAVLPFGLLAGCGTPKIKPSGDGSDQTEATLGYVNALRKDRGLDPLTRDPAAAQAALSQAARMAKAGKMSHLIGLGDSFLSRMKGDGVALPAAENIAMGQETAERAYLAWYNSPKHLENMLGSNYTGLGVAVMRNPASGNQPFWAMVLSTG from the coding sequence ATGGGCGTGCAGACCTTGCCCCCGTCGCGTCGCGCTTTTCTGCGTTCCGCCGCTGTGCTGCCGTTTGGCTTGCTGGCAGGTTGCGGCACACCGAAAATCAAACCGAGCGGCGATGGCAGCGACCAGACGGAGGCGACGCTCGGCTATGTCAATGCCTTGCGAAAAGACAGAGGCCTTGACCCGCTGACCCGCGATCCGGCGGCAGCGCAGGCTGCCCTCTCGCAGGCCGCCCGCATGGCGAAAGCCGGAAAGATGTCCCATCTTATCGGCCTTGGCGACAGCTTCCTCTCCCGCATGAAGGGCGACGGCGTCGCCCTGCCGGCCGCGGAAAATATCGCCATGGGCCAGGAGACAGCCGAGCGCGCCTATCTCGCCTGGTACAATTCGCCCAAGCATCTAGAGAATATGCTCGGCTCCAACTACACCGGCCTCGGGGTCGCGGTGATGCGCAACCCCGCTTCGGGAAACCAGCCCTTTTGGGCCATGGTCTTGTCAACCGGCTGA
- the hutG gene encoding N-formylglutamate deformylase, with product MSVFEVKQGTSPVILGFPHTGTDVPAAIWERLNDNGRVLADTDWHIHRLYDGLLPDVTTVRATFHRYVIDANRDPEGVSLYPGQNTTGLVPKTDFDGVPVWKDGEEPTAVDIAARLADFHAPYHVALAAEIERVKAIHGIAVLYDCHSIRSDIPFLFEGILPDFNIGNDMGRTCDPAVEKAAVDVVLTARGYTSILNGRFKGGWTTRHYGRPESGVHAIQMELAQSTHLTTETPPFAYDEAKAASLRTHLKDILTRIETAALTLKN from the coding sequence ATGAGCGTTTTTGAAGTCAAACAGGGTACCTCCCCCGTCATTCTCGGCTTTCCTCACACCGGCACCGACGTTCCAGCGGCGATCTGGGAGAGGCTGAACGACAATGGCCGCGTCCTCGCCGACACAGACTGGCATATCCATCGGCTTTATGATGGTCTGCTGCCTGATGTGACGACGGTGCGCGCCACGTTCCATCGCTACGTTATCGATGCCAATCGCGACCCTGAAGGCGTAAGCCTCTATCCGGGCCAGAACACGACGGGGCTCGTTCCCAAAACCGATTTCGACGGCGTTCCCGTCTGGAAGGATGGCGAGGAGCCCACAGCGGTCGATATCGCCGCACGGCTTGCCGATTTCCATGCGCCCTACCATGTGGCACTTGCAGCCGAAATCGAGCGTGTGAAGGCAATCCACGGCATTGCAGTGCTCTACGATTGCCACTCCATCCGCTCGGACATTCCATTCCTGTTCGAAGGTATCCTGCCGGATTTCAACATCGGCAACGATATGGGCAGAACCTGCGACCCCGCCGTCGAGAAAGCCGCTGTCGATGTTGTCCTCACGGCGCGGGGTTACACCAGCATTCTCAACGGCCGCTTCAAGGGGGGCTGGACGACACGCCATTACGGTCGGCCCGAAAGCGGTGTGCACGCGATCCAGATGGAACTGGCGCAATCCACGCACCTGACCACGGAAACGCCGCCCTTCGCCTACGACGAAGCCAAGGCGGCCAGTCTTCGCACGCATCTCAAAGACATTCTCACGCGCATCGAGACGGCTGCGCTGACACTGAAAAATTAG
- the hutC gene encoding histidine utilization repressor, producing MSLHQRILGDIEARILSGEWQPGFRIPFEVDLAGQYQCSRMTVNKALTQLAKTGLIERRRRSGSYVTQPSAQSAVLEIRDIKLEVQSLGLPYSYSLLRKVTRKSTAEDRTRLDLPASVAILDLSCRHFAGRHPFCLEQRLINLSEVPDAETESFADIAPGPWLLNRVPWSAAEHVIRATAATGDVATALGVAIGTACLTVERRTWSNGAYVTHVRLIYPGERHALVANFTPSQAR from the coding sequence GTGTCGCTGCACCAGCGTATTCTCGGCGACATCGAGGCGCGCATTCTGTCCGGCGAATGGCAACCGGGTTTTCGCATTCCGTTCGAGGTCGATCTCGCCGGGCAGTACCAGTGCTCGCGGATGACCGTCAACAAGGCGCTGACCCAACTGGCAAAGACCGGGCTGATCGAGCGGCGGCGCAGGTCGGGAAGCTACGTCACCCAACCAAGCGCGCAATCCGCCGTGCTTGAAATCCGGGATATCAAGCTCGAAGTGCAATCGCTGGGGCTTCCCTATAGCTACAGCCTTCTGCGCAAGGTTACACGAAAGAGCACCGCTGAGGACCGGACACGGCTTGACCTGCCGGCATCAGTCGCCATTCTCGATCTCAGCTGCCGGCATTTCGCGGGTCGCCACCCCTTTTGCCTGGAACAACGCCTGATTAACCTGAGTGAGGTGCCGGATGCGGAAACGGAGAGTTTCGCGGACATTGCCCCCGGCCCCTGGCTCTTGAACCGTGTCCCCTGGAGCGCCGCCGAACATGTGATCCGGGCGACGGCTGCCACCGGTGATGTGGCGACCGCGCTCGGTGTAGCCATCGGCACCGCCTGCCTGACTGTGGAACGACGCACGTGGAGCAATGGCGCCTATGTCACCCATGTCCGGCTGATCTATCCCGGCGAACGGCATGCTCTGGTCGCCAATTTCACGCCGTCGCAAGCAAGGTAG
- the hutI gene encoding imidazolonepropionase — protein sequence MSSIKSNADSAGPAACDRLWRNARLATLNPALPGLGLVESGVIAVEDGRILYAGSEAGLPFPIEGAAEIIDCGGRWITPGLIDCHTHLVHAGDRANEFEMRLAGATYEEVARAGGGIMSSVRALRQASEDELVRQTLPRLDALMAEGVTTVEVKSGYGLDLENETKALRAARRLGEARDVAVRTTFLGAHALPVEFKGDQAGYIAKVAGEMLPAIAAQGLADAVDGFCEGIAFSTDEMRLVFDAAKAHGLPVKLHADQLSNLHGAALAAEYGALSADHLEYTDEAGAAAMAASGTVAVILPGAFYFIRETKKPPIELFRKAGVAMAIATDNNPGTSPLTSLLLTMNMAATLFGMTVTECIAGVTREAARALGLVDEVGTLEPGKWADFAIWNIERPAELVYRMGLNPLHARVRNGH from the coding sequence ATGTCTTCCATAAAATCGAACGCCGACAGCGCCGGGCCGGCTGCCTGCGACCGCCTCTGGCGGAACGCGCGGCTTGCGACCCTCAACCCTGCATTGCCTGGGCTCGGCCTTGTCGAGAGCGGCGTCATCGCCGTCGAGGACGGCCGGATTCTTTACGCCGGAAGCGAAGCCGGATTGCCGTTTCCCATCGAAGGCGCCGCCGAAATCATCGACTGCGGCGGCCGCTGGATCACGCCGGGCCTGATCGACTGCCACACGCATCTGGTCCACGCCGGAGATCGCGCCAACGAATTCGAGATGCGGCTTGCGGGTGCAACCTATGAAGAGGTTGCACGCGCCGGCGGCGGCATCATGTCCTCGGTTCGCGCGCTGCGCCAAGCCAGCGAAGATGAGCTCGTGCGCCAAACACTTCCCCGGCTCGATGCACTGATGGCCGAGGGTGTCACCACGGTCGAGGTCAAATCGGGTTACGGTCTCGACCTCGAGAACGAAACGAAGGCCTTGCGCGCGGCGCGCCGTCTGGGCGAAGCGCGCGACGTGGCTGTCCGCACCACCTTTCTCGGCGCTCACGCCCTTCCGGTCGAATTCAAGGGCGACCAGGCCGGCTATATCGCCAAGGTCGCGGGCGAGATGCTGCCCGCCATCGCGGCGCAGGGATTGGCCGATGCGGTCGATGGTTTCTGCGAGGGCATTGCCTTTTCAACCGACGAGATGCGGTTGGTCTTCGACGCGGCAAAGGCCCATGGCCTGCCCGTGAAGCTGCACGCCGACCAACTCTCCAATCTGCACGGCGCGGCCCTTGCCGCCGAATATGGCGCATTGTCGGCGGATCATCTCGAATATACCGACGAAGCGGGTGCTGCGGCCATGGCTGCGAGCGGCACTGTCGCCGTTATCCTGCCCGGTGCCTTCTATTTCATCCGTGAGACGAAAAAGCCGCCGATCGAGCTGTTTCGCAAGGCCGGCGTTGCCATGGCTATAGCCACCGACAACAATCCCGGCACCTCGCCGCTGACATCGTTGCTTCTGACGATGAACATGGCAGCCACCCTGTTCGGCATGACCGTTACGGAATGCATCGCCGGAGTGACGCGTGAGGCGGCGCGGGCGCTTGGTCTCGTTGATGAAGTGGGGACGCTGGAGCCGGGAAAATGGGCGGATTTCGCGATCTGGAACATCGAGCGGCCGGCCGAACTCGTCTACCGCATGGGTTTGAACCCGCTGCATGCGCGCGTCCGCAACGGACATTGA
- a CDS encoding class I SAM-dependent DNA methyltransferase, protein MNLNQLSSGSLIADRRAEYAHMLADGGDHAGAADLMAQALELAPDWAAGWFRLSDYEEKSGRKEAAVEALRKVLALNPGDMFGAGLKLAVLGAMETPAGPSSLYVAQLFDDYADRFDRALVEKLDYTVPEKLSELVVAHRGEKRFSCAVDLGCGTGLFGERIRARTDRLEGFDLSANMLSKARDKGIYDRLAEADLSLPPESCGLFDGNDSKSHRADLVSSADVLMYLGSLDAVFAIAEHLLSGGGLFAFSVEDAGEAGEFILRPSLRYAHSKAYVESLCNRFGLTVLEARATIIRNDGGKPVQGILFLAMKPV, encoded by the coding sequence ATGAACCTCAACCAGCTCTCCTCCGGCAGCCTGATTGCCGACCGCCGCGCCGAATATGCGCATATGCTCGCCGATGGCGGCGACCATGCAGGCGCTGCAGATCTGATGGCGCAGGCATTGGAGCTTGCCCCCGACTGGGCCGCCGGCTGGTTTCGGCTTTCGGACTATGAGGAGAAATCGGGCCGCAAAGAGGCGGCGGTCGAGGCCCTGCGAAAAGTTCTTGCATTGAACCCGGGCGACATGTTCGGCGCCGGCCTGAAGCTGGCCGTCCTTGGGGCCATGGAAACGCCGGCTGGTCCTTCCAGCCTGTATGTCGCGCAATTGTTCGACGATTATGCCGACCGGTTCGACCGGGCGCTGGTCGAGAAGCTGGATTACACCGTTCCGGAAAAGCTTAGCGAACTCGTCGTTGCGCACAGGGGCGAAAAGCGCTTTTCCTGCGCTGTCGATCTCGGCTGCGGCACGGGTCTGTTCGGCGAGCGCATACGCGCACGAACAGACAGGCTCGAAGGGTTCGATCTCTCGGCGAACATGTTGTCCAAAGCCAGAGACAAGGGCATCTACGATCGGCTTGCCGAAGCGGACCTGTCGCTGCCTCCCGAAAGCTGCGGCCTGTTTGACGGCAACGACAGCAAGAGCCACCGCGCCGACCTTGTCAGCTCAGCCGATGTGCTCATGTATCTGGGCAGTCTCGACGCCGTTTTTGCCATTGCCGAACACCTGTTGTCAGGCGGCGGGCTTTTCGCTTTTTCGGTGGAAGATGCGGGCGAAGCTGGCGAATTCATCCTCCGTCCCTCCTTGCGCTATGCGCATTCGAAAGCCTATGTCGAAAGCCTCTGCAACCGGTTCGGCCTGACGGTTCTCGAAGCAAGGGCCACGATCATTCGCAATGATGGCGGAAAACCGGTCCAAGGCATTCTCTTCCTTGCGATGAAACCCGTCTGA
- a CDS encoding DUF6460 domain-containing protein, with product MADGVNRFLGDTPGRVIVKLLVVSVIVGFVMAVFGWTPYGVIDTIRDFVLDLWHSGFAALGRVGDYLLLGAAIVVPAFILLRIFSYRR from the coding sequence ATGGCCGATGGAGTGAACAGATTTTTGGGCGATACGCCCGGCCGGGTGATCGTCAAGCTTTTGGTGGTGTCGGTCATCGTCGGCTTCGTCATGGCGGTATTCGGCTGGACGCCCTATGGCGTGATCGACACCATCAGGGACTTTGTGCTGGATCTCTGGCATTCGGGATTCGCGGCGCTTGGCCGTGTCGGAGACTATCTGCTGCTGGGTGCTGCGATCGTCGTGCCGGCCTTCATCCTCCTGCGCATCTTCAGCTACCGGCGCTAG
- the hutU gene encoding urocanate hydratase encodes MTNPRHNIRDVRAARGTELTAKSWMTEAPLRMLMNNLDPEVAENPHELVVYGGIGRAARTWADFDKIVETLRDLNEDETLMVQSGKPVGVFRTHKDAPRVLIANSNLVPHWATWDHFNELDKKGLAMYGQMTAGSWIYIGSQGIVQGTYETFVEAGRQHYNGDLTGKWVLTGGLGGMGGAQPLAAVMAGACCLAVECNPDSIDFRLRTRYVDARAETLDEAMEMIERWTAAGEAKSVGLLGNCADILPEMVRRGIRPDMVTDQTSAHDPINGYLPKGWTMAEWKEKRESDPKAVEKAARASMREHVEAMIAFQDRGIPTFDYGNNIRQVAKDEGLENAFAFPGFVPAYIRPLFCRGIGPFRWAALSGDPEDIRKTDAKVKELTPGNKHLHNWLDMAAERIAFQGLPARICWVGLGDRHRLGLAFNEMVRTGELSAPVVIGRDHLDSGSVASPNRETEAMKDGSDAVSDWPLLNALLNTASGATWVSLHHGGGVGMGFSQHSGVVICADGTDDAARRLERVLWNDPATGVMRHADAGYETAVDCAKEKGLRLPGILGN; translated from the coding sequence ATGACCAATCCTCGTCACAATATCCGCGACGTCCGCGCCGCACGTGGCACCGAACTGACGGCAAAATCCTGGATGACCGAAGCGCCGCTTCGCATGCTGATGAACAATCTCGATCCCGAAGTGGCCGAGAACCCGCATGAACTGGTGGTCTATGGCGGCATCGGCCGCGCCGCTCGCACCTGGGCCGATTTCGACAAGATTGTCGAGACGCTGCGCGACCTCAACGAAGACGAAACCTTGATGGTGCAGTCGGGCAAGCCGGTCGGCGTGTTCCGCACCCACAAGGATGCGCCGCGGGTTCTGATCGCCAATTCCAACCTGGTGCCGCATTGGGCGACCTGGGACCATTTCAACGAGCTGGATAAGAAAGGCCTTGCGATGTACGGCCAGATGACCGCCGGCTCGTGGATCTATATCGGTTCGCAGGGCATCGTGCAGGGCACCTACGAAACCTTCGTCGAGGCCGGCCGCCAGCACTATAACGGCGACCTCACGGGCAAATGGGTTCTGACCGGCGGCCTCGGCGGCATGGGCGGCGCCCAGCCGCTCGCAGCCGTCATGGCCGGCGCCTGCTGCCTTGCCGTCGAGTGCAATCCCGACTCGATCGATTTTCGCCTGCGCACCCGCTATGTCGATGCGCGTGCCGAAACGCTTGATGAAGCCATGGAGATGATCGAACGCTGGACCGCCGCCGGCGAAGCCAAGTCGGTCGGCCTACTCGGCAACTGCGCAGACATCCTGCCGGAAATGGTCCGCCGCGGCATTCGTCCTGACATGGTCACCGATCAGACCTCCGCTCACGACCCGATCAACGGCTACCTGCCGAAGGGCTGGACGATGGCTGAATGGAAGGAAAAGCGCGAAAGCGATCCGAAGGCCGTTGAAAAAGCGGCCCGCGCCTCGATGCGCGAGCATGTCGAAGCGATGATCGCCTTCCAGGACAGGGGGATCCCGACCTTCGATTACGGCAACAATATCCGTCAGGTCGCCAAGGACGAAGGCCTCGAAAACGCTTTCGCGTTTCCCGGGTTCGTGCCGGCCTATATCCGCCCGCTGTTCTGCCGTGGCATCGGCCCGTTCCGCTGGGCGGCTCTTTCGGGCGATCCCGAGGATATCCGCAAGACCGATGCCAAGGTCAAGGAACTGACCCCGGGCAACAAGCACCTGCACAACTGGCTCGACATGGCCGCCGAGCGTATCGCCTTTCAGGGCTTGCCGGCACGCATTTGCTGGGTCGGTCTCGGTGATCGCCACCGGCTCGGCCTTGCCTTCAACGAAATGGTCAGGACGGGCGAACTGAGCGCACCCGTCGTCATCGGCCGCGACCATCTGGACTCCGGTTCCGTCGCTTCGCCGAACCGCGAGACGGAAGCAATGAAGGATGGCTCGGACGCCGTGTCCGACTGGCCACTGCTCAATGCGCTGCTCAACACCGCCTCGGGTGCCACTTGGGTGTCGCTGCACCATGGCGGCGGCGTCGGCATGGGCTTTTCGCAGCATTCCGGCGTCGTCATCTGCGCCGATGGCACCGACGATGCGGCCCGCCGCCTCGAGCGCGTTCTCTGGAACGACCCGGCGACCGGCGTCATGCGTCATGCCGATGCGGGTTATGAGACCGCGGTCGATTGCGCAAAGGAAAAAGGGCTGAGATTGCCGGGTATTTTGGGAAATTAA